Below is a window of Uloborus diversus isolate 005 chromosome 3, Udiv.v.3.1, whole genome shotgun sequence DNA.
TTctcgaatttttggaagaaggtcaattcatttaaaattacgtaaaaattcaattgcccaatttttgaaggaaaaatttgGCTTTAAGGGTGTGTCTCCAACCAAACCTGCCCCCCTCCTTTGACCCCTCACCCCTTTTTTTGGGGGCACCAGCCGCCTAAGCAAATAGGAGTGTTTtggtgttttataataataaatgaataataattagtTGTTAGTAATAATTACCATGATATATAATTAAGTCTATATTCAATTATCAATTTAAcgataaatagttaaaatatgatAGTCTGAGATTAGAACCTGGGCTCCCTTGCAAACAGAACCTTGGCTACACCACTGCAAACTATGGATGAAAAActaagggttccacgaaaaaagtgagcatttaaaagggttccatagatcaaagaaattaagaaacgttgCCTTAggtcattttttcaattttaattaaataccaTGTCTCTTGAATACCTTTATAAAGCATTGTTTTTCACTATCGACCACTTAGAACCACTGATACGACTTTTTACCAGTGTTTTAAGTagctttttctctcaattttaacttttcttctactgtaaaagcacttattttcgcaaaaattaagaTATCAGTGATTTTGTGAGatgcaaatttcatgaattttacatAAACAGAaccgaaagtttaaaaaatatgcgGCAAAGAATACTTCCTGAGGCTTAAACGTTTGCGATTACAGCGGACTCGCAAAAATTAAAGCCAtgtgaaaaaagtgttttaatagtATTTGAAACATAGTTCAGTAGCCCATGTATTTTCTTGAACTCCGGTGATTTTCGTGATGCTTTcctggtagaaaaaaaaacagaaatataaatatatcggTGGCTCATACGAAGCTATAATGTttatttatcttttcattttttaaaactatggcTTGCAATGTGTTTCAATGAATCAATCTCTTCATTTGGAGAATTGGGGAGGGGGTCAACTGCTCTAGCTCTGGATTTTTAGAAACAATGTAATTGTGCAGATGGTCAagtatttttgttgttttgttttttttttcaatgaaatgcaTTGAGTATGTACTCTTTGTTCTTGTCCCTTTCCCTTGAAGACTGATTTCTCTTTAAATTCTACCACCTccttcctaaaattaaaaaaaaaaagatttgttttactcattcattcttttttatttttaacactcTGAAGGTTTCCTCTTTTTATACATCACTGATCCAGACCGCCTAGTTCATCAGTAGTATTATTAGGGACCTACCAGATAATTTGTCTCGAAGCAATTAAGAGTGAGAACAATAAGTTAGTTGTGGCAAGCACGTTTCTCCAACAAGAGAGAAAGAGGAAAGAAGGGTACAAAACATTTGCGGTCTAAAATTTTAGGAGGGactttattcttattttaaaaataattcgggaatgattgaataatttttttcttagaaacaAACTTTGATTGGAGAAAAAATCAGAACGAAGGGGGATGCGAGGCCCCTGGAAGTGTGAGGCTGTTGGCTGTCGTccacttcacaaaaaaaaaaaagaattatctttaTACCTATTAATTTTAACAGCTGCGCTAATAAAGTTTTCAATCACAttgcatttagttttatttaacatCCATTTTATCATTTACGTTAAAAAGCTCTCTCTGATTCTGTTACCAGCCATGTGAAAtcctttacttcttttttttagaccagttttaacgaaaacaaatgatGCATCAGACAAATCAGCTCCCCGGAAAATATCTATAGGTAATCCTAACCATTATTGTTCTATTAAGAGATTATGGAGGAATGAGTTAGTCTCCCTCAATACTAGTTAGGATGTAAAATAacactgtatttatttatttaaataagggCAGtagtttaaaagcaaataaagaaATTCAGTGTTGAATTCtctttttgtatgtattttccCTGTTTGTACTActggtgttaaaaaaaaagcatctgtaGTTCTGGTCTGGGGGCGACTGCAGCCTCACAGCCGGTGCCTCCCTAGATTCACCACTGAGGAAATTTAAGAACTGTAAAATCGTTTTTTGCTGCGCATTTTTTTCTCTCATCGTTTGAAAGCCCTCAGCGATCGCCGACCTGGCCAGACCAGGCCCAGGCCTACTAAATATATTTAGTCACCATATGGCAAGTGGTGATTGCTGATCTTGATCTTTATAATTTAACATTAATagctaaatttattcatttttcttttgttatttagaATTAAAACCTTATATTCATGTCTTTCTTACTAGGATTCTTCTAATGGAAAAGCCATTAATACAAGATAATAAACTGCATGTTTGTGTATCGCATTATATTAAAAGAATGGATGAGCTGACTGAAGATTTTAATACAGCATTAGATAACTCTTTTTCCTTACTTATGTCTTCTGAAAGTGCTGAGAAAACTAGAAGTTGGAAACATACTTCTccttcaaaatgtgtttttaatccTACAGCAAGTTTTGTTGTAAAATCAAGTGCTTTGAGCGAAGATTCTTGTTCTAGTTTTAGCTTagacaataaaatacaatttcaaagaGATTTTTCAACTAATGGCTCGCATCATCAAAGTGATTCTGATGAAATCAGCACACAACAAAATTACCAGTTGAGAGCTTGGAGGCATTGTGCTACAAATATAGGAGAGTCCGATTCTGTAAACGAAAATTTCCACGCATGTCGAACTCCacgcagaaaaagaaaattcaaaaggaTGTCAGTTGATCCCCCCTCCATTGTAGATCATGACTTTCAGATATTAGCGCAAAAAACAAAACGTTTTCGTAACTTTAGGTCTCAGAAACTTTCCAAAATATCTTCCAAATGTaacaagttttcaaaacttactgCATCACAGCTGTCAGTTGAAATGGAAAACATTTGCCGAAGTTTTGCTACTGCTGCTTGTGGTAAACGTAAGCGTTGCTCCCATGAAAGAAATCCAGAATGTCATAGTTACGATTGCAAAGACTTTGTAACCGATAAAATAGCATCTGATGAAACATCTGACAGCTCAAACTTGTGCCATCATACGGATTTTCACAATGGTATCACACGGTATGTTCTTTTCTTGTGTtaaatttattggaaaaaaaatttttagttgatTAAAATGTACAGTAATTATAATGTATGTCTGCCAGCAtctcttttgaaaaattcagaagTTGTTTAACTAATGAAGTTAATTGAATCAATACAATTTGTGTACTTACTATGTCACATCGttataagaaattattttaaaaaccaaaggCATGTGAAAGGGCAGGCAACCGTCCAGATCAGTAGAATTCAGAGTATGGCAAAAAGACCTATGTTCAATGTTTTCTGAATTATAAATTCTTTCTTCAGTTTTTGTtcgaaaatgtgtcaaaataattttccttttttgtaatatATGCACGTATCATCGCCTCAGAgtaacactaagacatctaattccaggaataacactaagatatcttactgttgctctaaggcgacgatatTCTTACTTAAATTTGCTTGTTCGGGTTTTAAGGATAGGCTCGGTCATGAAAGCAACTTGAAGGATGTTTTCCCTAACTGAtggatagatttaaaaaaattttaaatcctccAGTGTCTGTATTGCAAGTGGTGAAAGCTCTTTCATTGAACTAAAagccattaaaaactattttagaaaGTCGGTTATGACCCAAGAAGCAAGAAAAACTCAGTTTTGTTTGGCAATAAATACATATCAAAAATGAAATAGCAAATAACTTAAATTGTTTACatgtgcaaaagaaagaaaaaaattattttaatcttcattCATATCTATATACTATAAATGATtgtagttattaaaaatattaactaaacacAGTTGGTGAATTCTAGCAGTAACTGaaggacagtttaaaaaaaaatcgatacatTTCTGTCtttgagcatatcaaaatacatattttttcaaacactgatgcatagacttttatatacatcatagtaagttgctaaaaaagccaaagctgcaaattttttgttagtaactttttttaaaaatctaatttaaaaaacggtaacggaaagacatttttgcgatgtgattttctTGCTATCATGTTcttcccaaaagttcagctaaactacaagagggaaaattctataaaaattagagcacatacaggagtgttcagtcattacaattccacctctagttttaaaaaataattattttaagcataaaaattatgtatttgttaagggtaacaaAATGACAATAACGGAAAGACAAGAAGtcaaaaacaattaaacttggaaaatttcaacttacaaacatttattcagctaaaacagcagtctgaaacaatgatatatAATGCCTGAGctatctgttacaattctgaattctttactcattagttttatcatgatCCAAAGAACAGTTATCCtctttctcagcaaacacgaaaatcattcccacattattatgcattctcaaacaagttatttctatttcttcatcttctatatgaagtatctgtccaacattgctctttgttaatttctttccctttgatccaactaacaaaacttgtccaaacgttaaggaatcctttggcatattcttatgatttggtaTTTTCGATTCAGCAGTAtcttcattttaaacatttttatttataactgagtctgttgactttgaagtgaaatctcgttcaatttgttgaagtacttactatattcaataacataacttgttacaggattcaaatagtGTATAATTTgcgtgtcaggatgagaatggatctttttggatccttttttctctatctttttgaaagttgatcttcgaatttactgatctcttcgcagtacGTTTAATGGCTGAACCAATGCTCTGAACAGTCCTTTCTTGTAACTTgtgtagagatgtaaaatttccggaaatttcgaAGTGGtgggaaaaaacgtttttttttttcggaaaaattgattttttttatgaataaaaataggtttCTTAATaactctgtgtttcttggaacatataaagggttaagcattaaaaaatatatgcaatccacacatctttttctgcttgacataAAGaagtacacataaaggtaagtttaattagaaaaaaaacacctttgttttataactgagagctttctcggtctaacaccagaaataagtcatgTCGTCATTCAACCAATGATATTGGGCAAGGTGTGCCTAAtcataaaagttacattttctattttagattgcctttgaaacttgaaataataatggtaatttttgactttcaaacatgctTGATatttatgaaatacaccgccagctcagtcaattccagccaggactgcagtttcgtgcttattagcactcatcagcccggcataggactaactgagctggaggtggaaaacctggagttgactgagctggcggtgtaattcatgtatttctgccttagccctggctatgggcggtaacttactgaatgcttgatattgtttgaaagaaaaataagtatgattttccTTTCTTACTATGTaattttactgtctgaaaatgaaagctgttgagttttgattttttccaatccaatctaagtccaaatcaaaactaaattggtttttctttttctttccaacagaaacccaaACCAAAACTTCGTAATgttttctaaagctgaaccaaaacttaaactggagtttcgtTTATTCATACGGCTGTGATAAGCACAGCAGTAAAAGGGGTCATACtcgcacttttgaacaaaactgaattattataaccaagtttttctctagtttgtattttacttaataaataaaatgttttaaggtcatttgatcagaaactattttttaaaaaattactgaaaaaaaagcagacatcggaatcaaatatatggaagagccaacttcaaaacacaatatctcagctgGAGCTTAACTGCAGATTCCATTTTTGTGCTTCTTAGCACGGCAATATACAGggtgcgtcaaaaaaaaaaacctcggacaAAGATTGCATCATTGAATTGAAGTAAAGTAATTCCAATTAaatgagtgtcttatttattctctctctttattagaaaataatttacaatatttctcctagtttatgtattgtttttcggttttcttacaattttaagctaaAGACCTGCtactttaaagttgtttaaccaagtagaatgacagttcgtttgcttgttgtgcctcagcaaacagtatttgatgcggtatgcCGCTAAGCCATTATTCAATTTTCTTATATcaaagtcaaaaacaatgcaacagtgaagtaaatgagagaaaaaaaaagaatttttaaacctctataaaaacatctttaaaagaGATTGTCTTggaaaatcgtgatttttttttttttcgagatttgtgttggtgaaatacttttgaaGGGACAGTTTTCTTGGTGctgttttttaatagcaaatggtCTAAGCTTTTCAAACCTAcatgcattttttcttcttttaaaagaagTTAGTATTAAAACTATACTGATTTGTACCCCAGTTTAGAGGAGTAATTCTTGGTCAGTATGTTTTCtgatattttagatgtttttctttttatttctatgTAAATAATATCAGTACTAACTTCAACTTATCCTTTTCTGCCCCAAACTCTCAATTTTAATGCTCCAAGTGCTACATTGGTTGATATCATCTTCAATTACTGCTGAAGTATCATGCCCTTTTGGCTAGAAAATCAATTCCAGCTTTGAAGATAAACTATGTAAGCATGCAATTATGGCACacatcaaaaatcaaaataagcaacaaattaaTACAAATTCCTAACTTACCAAATAAGAAGACAAATTCGATAGTTATAACAAATCAAACTTTCTTGTAACTGCAagagaaataaattcaaaacccTGGGCTGAAATAATTTTCTATATAATtaagaatataaattaataaaatgataactttcttttcttcttttcagtGATTTTAGCAGCACAGATATTAGCTCAAGTGAAAGTGAATGTGATGAGCATAGAGAAGGTAATGATAActttgaagtttatttttaatattttaaatgtttgaaattttatggcTTCATTAAAATTTGATGCCTTACAGCTTTTTTGTTACAATTGAAATGTGCAAGTTATaaagttttcaaagtaaaactaacattttcaTTGTGTCTAATTCTCAAATGTTCAGACGTTCCTGTCAAATAATGTTGAAGATTGTACTATTATAAtgttgaagaaaattgaaaaatgcatGCTCAGTTACAccttttaatttataatattttttccctttgattTCAAAACCAGAAGGCTCCCAGACAGCACAACTTTGTCCTTTGGATGCCTATTGACGTCATTTCAGGACTAACTCAAAACATTAGGCTATCCTCCGGACGTTTGAATCTCATCCCGTGCTCATCGAGGGACATCCCAGGGACCGTTCAATGTCCGCGAAGTGTTCTTCCCCAGTTCGTCCCTATGATGTCCGGCCTGGTCCCGAGGACTTAAGCCTTTCGTGATCCTCAGgacgtaaaaaaaaacattatccccAGATTGTCCAAATGATGTCAGTCGATCATTTTTCGGCGATGTTTAGGACCATGCTTTTTGTGGTCGATCCTCTGGACGTTAATCGGACTAATTCAAATGTCCAAAAGATGTCCTGCGAACTATAGCCGTTCATATATTGGCCTTCTTCAGGACGCTAAATGGGCTATATCAAATGTCCGAAAGATGTCCTACGAACTATAGCCGTTCATATATTGACCTTTTTCAGGATGTTAATTGGACTATATCAAGTGTTTCTCTCTCACGtaccatacatatatatatataaaactttaaatgagcaagactttcttaatttttgttgaatatataGCAGTTTATAATTTATTGAACTGTAAAACATTCTTGTTTGAAATTGCTAtaaaacatcatatttttaaatcattctcatttggaaaaaaaaaagaaaacataccaaaagttttttttttttttgaaattttaatttgaaaggaaaaatcgaaaattaaaaaaaaaaagttttttttttttgttcttttgaaccAATTCTGGTTCTGCCATCCCGCTAAGTGTATGACTTTCAAGCATACATTCAATTTAAGCTACTTTAAGATGCAGCAGTCTTCATGcagttgtaatattttcaaatcttctGCAATCACACTTAAAGcaatttattcaaactttttgtattgaatctatatttttaaaatcaatctttATTGTATTTTTAGATCATTACCTTGAAGCTTAGTAAGTAGCAATCCCTGTAAAAAAGCGTACTTGTAAAAcaattacttaccttttttttgcttgtgtaagtattttatattgtttgattagttttctaattttctcttaattttatttctttacaaagttCACTAAGTTAAAATACACAGATTTTTTGCTCCTTTTGGAAATTCCTGAAAGTAATATCATATATGATACCATTTTTAATATACACTATCAATAATGACTTATTGCTGCatacagcaatttttaaaaataataaaatggtttacataaaaatattgtttaaataataacTGCTTGCTATTTTCTACTTCCAAATTTCAGGTATTCTTATCAATTATCTTGAAGTTTAATAAACAAATCCAAATTATTCATTGTCCCAAAATCTAATTTATCAAATACTAacttatttactaattaattattattcatcCTCAATATCAGGATTTGACAGTGCACATCAATTTAAGTTAATAATttgcattgatttctttttcttctttgttctgAGAAcacctgaagattttttttatatataaaacaaactatcaattatgaatttattttcacgCTGCATTAAAccggcaaaataaaaaaaataatatttgaatatcatattatataaatatgattcctatttaaagcttttgtttcaagttttgcattcttatacacaCATGGATTttaatttgcaagcttaaatGAAACATGCTGAACacataagaaaaagaaacaaagtaaacACACCAATTtatgtgagaaaaaatttattactaaaacatatATTACAGAAAACATatattacaatagaaaaaattGATCATATTCATGAAGATCCGGAAGTTGCATCACTTAACTTTTCTGTGCCTTTCGCCAATCCTGGatagataaaagaaatatatgaaaacaactaattatttgaatgccttgataaaatataaaggggtagagagggaaaataaaataaacttttggaaactttctttttctcaagttttttttttctttcttcgaaAACTTGTTTATTATTAACATGTATTACATCCTGAACAACATTTGTCTATCTTAAAAGggaataaatttttgcatttgcaataaatatttcaaaaacttagtcaGCGCCCATAGTATCATTAcacaattattgaaaacttgggaTGAAGAGACTTcggtttcataaattttattttaaaattctacttCTATCTAACTgctaaatttaaatgagaaattaaGTGTTTCAGTATTCtgatttttcaacagtaaaatatTATCCAAAAAGATTCTAGACAGAGATGACAAAGTCCATCAGCTGCTGCATGTGAAAGGTTATACCTGAAGGTGTTTTGTGATAAATGAAAAGACTATTTTAGTGTGATAATTGCCCCAGTTTTCTCCCACTCGAAAGACAAATAAGAAGTACTTTGTGAAGGCACTTTACACTGGTTTAGTAATTCAACATGCAGGGCCTGCTGTGCTAGATTACTGAGCAGAAGATACAACAATAATTGTACTACCATTATGTTGATATTTCAGAGACTCACTTTTGAGATACACAGGTTTttagcagacttagataaaatggaaAGCTTTATTTGCACACAAATCCTgactgaaaaattttctgcaaataattattttgccttacTCACCCTTgaacaaaggcgcccatataagggggcaagggaccccccccccctagaaataagaacttccttgcttttagtactttttctttgcaaaaatataaaaacattttttttccagtcattaatgaattatttgtcaaaaatgtcaaacttttgttactctaatctgtactgaaatcggtgtctatggggaaaatatcctgctaaaccatgcagaaaatatctaagccccccccttacaattttgcatatggcgcccatgtaattgaataaagaattaaatctatattcaaatatgaaagaggccaaaaaaaaaaggcaagctttaaatcatttaattttatttttattttttttgcaataataaagtccgtgcttatttttcaccaactgaagaaaactgccaaaaccattatttttttctgacatgtactttaaaaggcttttggaaaaagactttaacagaaataaactaggattttttaaaaaattcccttaaaatatatatatatatatatatatatatatatacatatatatattaatgctagcaatttgaaaaaaaattctacagagccaaacattttctgcgaacgccgttcatacgtttgtctatattatgcaagactggtttTT
It encodes the following:
- the LOC129219014 gene encoding uncharacterized protein LOC129219014, giving the protein MEKPLIQDNKLHVCVSHYIKRMDELTEDFNTALDNSFSLLMSSESAEKTRSWKHTSPSKCVFNPTASFVVKSSALSEDSCSSFSLDNKIQFQRDFSTNGSHHQSDSDEISTQQNYQLRAWRHCATNIGESDSVNENFHACRTPRRKRKFKRMSVDPPSIVDHDFQILAQKTKRFRNFRSQKLSKISSKCNKFSKLTASQLSVEMENICRSFATAACGKRKRCSHERNPECHSYDCKDFVTDKIASDETSDSSNLCHHTDFHNGITRDFSSTDISSSESECDEHREADDELSDFFQELGPTYGVPYIPATLLNPECSNDADMLDSSFQPLISDVLQNKSEERRVIRSGRRRLEKMVCGVENGNSKTQVCIAFPAKNEYQCLPIAGENYVLKVPSNDTKRRKQMSPLMNFHGYEDIATPVSESSINFRLLKNMGWKPGMCLNLTGSGVVSPAKSVLGREKEELEFNL